The genomic window TCCCTACCATTAGAAGCGTAAGGGATGAAATGTTTGGCCACAAATTGATAGATGTTGGTGAGGTATGCGAATAGTAAGACGAGGGCCCTGAATACATTCCATTTTTTGCGTACATAGAGACGCACCCCTAAACCATAAATATGCATGCATTCTTGCATTAATAGTGTTGAGGAAGTTAACATGAATAGAGCATTCTGGTTTGTGGAAAGGTGTCCATGAGGTTGATCTCGAGATAGTAGTAGGCCGAATATGTGGATGTAAAGAATTATTTGCATGAAAGCagagaaataaaaattcttcttctccactACTAAAAGGTAGcatattcttcttattcttcccatattgaaaaaattgGGCATCGGTTCAGGTTTAGCCTGTGATAGTAATCTTTTGACCTCCAGCCAAGACTTTTCCGCAACTGTCAAATATGCAGTGCCCTTCAAGCGGGAATAATTTCCGataataaaggaaataaaaatattcaaaatgaacACCATACTGAGGAAGTTGAACataatcaaaaagaatccATTATAAGGTGACGCGAAGAGTTTTGCCGGCTGTCCTACTCCTGTTGTACTCATCATATTTTCTAATAAATCTGTCCAACCTTCGAGAGAAACGATCTCGTACATCGATCTAAAGGCGCTAGAGAATGAGTTTAAATGTAATACAGGATCTCCATAAGAGCGCGGCATTAAAATATTCCACTTGAATACTGTATTGGAGTATTCGTTATAGCATTGAGAATATGATAAGTCCCCATCATTGCATACACCTAGTTGTCCACGAAAAATCACAAGACCCCAAACAGTATAAGGAAACAAAATGCTAAAGGCAATAGCACAGGCACcaaaaatatatgtaataCCATCAAACATAACTTGTTTGAACGTAGCTCTTGCCATACTACTAATCGTTAAAAATCTTAAAGCTCTCAAAGCGCTCACACCTTTAATAATTCTTGTCAAAGTTCCGTCACCGGTTAGCCACGAAATAAAATCTATCCATAGTGCTATTAAAACCAAAAGGTCGATTCTATTCCATGGATTTAGAAGATACGCATTTGGAGAATATATGAACCCATCCGCTATTGTTTTTACAAGGAACTCAATAGTAAACAATGAAACAAATATCGGTTCGAAATACATTATCCAGGACCATTTGTCATGATGCGTTTTACGGTATATCGGAGTCGCATAGCATGAATAATACACCATCAAAACGGTAGAGATAAATGTAACCACAACTACCAGatcttttccaaaatgaCTAAAAAACTCATTATTTCCGACCTTATTTGGTGTatcatcaaagaatatcttattgtttgttcttttacCATAACTCGAAGAGACTAGTTTTTGGCAAAATTTTCTGAGACCGTGATTTGGTGGGAATAAAAAATAGGTGTTGTTGAAGCTAGGATGCTCACGTAAATATGTCAATTTCTCATCCTCCCATTCTTGAATTTTCAAAGTGTTTTGCTTGTTCGAGTCCTTTGATTCGACAAAAACCACTTTAGGctctttgaagaaaggaTTCGATTTGATGCTTCGATAAGCACGAATTCTCCAAAGTACTCTCTTTAAATAGTTGAGTTCAGGATTTGGAAGTTCGCTTGATTCGTTATTATCCATCACGCCTTCTGTATTAATATTTGAGTAGTTTTGGGCAATGCTTAAGATAGCAGTTCCTCTAAAGAGGAACTGTTTAAAGTCTTCAGAATTATTCACTTTACGTTTGGAAaactttcttcttattcTATCAAGCAAAGGAACGTTTGTAAAATTCCTGATCTTCTCCGGATACACCACTTTCAAGTAATGTCTAATCTGTAGTGGACgtttatcttcttcctcaacGTCAAAACTTGAGGCAATGACAGCAACGAAAACGTTTAAAACAACTAAGTTTGCAAGAATAAACCATAAAATAATTAACGTAGAGCCAAAAAAAGCTGCAAACAAATTTGGAGCATGTTCTTGCATAGCATATAAAGAATCAGTCCAGTTTTCTGTTGAGCCTATTTTGAATAAAGTTATGAAGGAATTTGGCAAAGAGTAAAACCCATAAGGAACATCATCCATATCATCTCTGTTTAAAGTACCATCGAAGTATAGCAAAACGATTAATGAAGCTAGAAAAACGAATAAGAAGTAGAATGCAGATAAGTTCCATATAACCAATGCGTTTTTCAAAACTTTTTTCCAGAGGTTTCTTGTCACACTGAACAAAATGACAACTCTATAAAACCTGGATATAGGTAATACTGTTAACCAGTCAAAATCCTTTCCAAGCTTCTCTTGGATCGGACTGATTGACATAATAAGCCAAATCAAAGATGTAATTGAGTCATAGATATAGCTGGGAGAAGATAAAATTTTCCAAGGTGTCTTGCAGAATATGATTAGTCGAATAACTGTTTCCACAAACATTATGACAGAAGTGACACGATTGATGGTATAAATGTTCTTTGTTCTGGAAGCACTACCGTTATGTTTTAGTGTGGCAAATGCACATATGTTTATCAGTACCGTAAGTACGAAAACCCATTCCACTCTCTTGTAAATTCTAAAAGCACGTTCTGCCCATTTAGGTAATGGAGATTCGTTAGCCTTTGCCTGAATAAAAGCTCtgcatcttcttccataaGAGACTAGAATATTTTCCTTTACATCTGAACCATTATTAGTGTACTTCTCATGAGCAACTTCAAAGGAGGAGTAAAGCACAGCAATTAATAGATTTACCATCCAAACagtgaggaagaagatgctgaagataaagaaaagagatgCCCCCATATTATCAGAATCCATGGTATAGTACATCAAGTCAGAGAATGTGTTTGCACTCATTACCACAAAAATTAATTCCATGGAATTTATGATGTTATCAAAACTTATCCTTCCATTGTAAGGGTTCGCGTTAGATATACATTTTGAGTTAGGGGGACATATGAATCCTTTTGCCATTGGGCCCTTTGTATTATCGGCAAAGATATAATTCTCTATTTTATGATTTGTTGTATTCCAGAAACCCCCACAAAATTGCATATCATATTGGTAAGTATCTGAAGGATCATTGGGATTGGACCATACACATTGCCTTTTTAGCGAACCTTTGAAAGTCTGTATACCAAGAACTCCAAAGATTACCCAGAAGTATAAAAGCATGAACCCCACGTTAAGTAGTTCAGACACACCGTATTTCAGTGTTCTCAAAATAGAGACTAAACCTTGATCCAAATCCACAAGTTTTAGGATTCTAAATGCCATCAAAGGTCTGAACAGCCGTGCACCATGTTTATCATCGTAGTTATTTATGCTCAATAGCAATGCCATCCATGCACTAAATGTTGAGAGTAGTTCAAGTCTTCCCCAGCTGCTTCGAGTATATGCCCTGGGTAATTTTACGGGGTCGCTGACTTTCCGGAAATCGGAAACTGTAACAGAACTCTTCATAGCagcttttttcttctgctctggagtttcttcaattaGGGCCCTTATTGGCATGATCTTGTGTATAAACTCAGGCGAATAAGTCGTTTCTAAGTACCTGTAGAATTTCAATATTCCTGTTAGTTCCCACAACGAGTCATATTTCCTTCCTGTCGCCCTCATCAATTGTTCATCATTCCAGAACCCAAAAGCCACAATCTTAGCAATGGTCTCAAATGTGAAAAGCCAGTTAAAGATAATCGAGGCAATGTAAACTCCAGTCCGATATTTGCTTTGGAACAGTAAGTCGCTTGAACCATATGCCCCATGAAACACACCATGACCTAGGAAAATGGtataaaagagaagaactGCCATCGAGATTGGTCTATACCATTTGTGAAGTAGTAGCTTCGCACATTTTAGCCTCCAGGGATTAAAGGGTGAAATTATCCCCAATGATTTCCCATAT from Kluyveromyces marxianus DMKU3-1042 DNA, complete genome, chromosome 6 includes these protein-coding regions:
- the CCH1 gene encoding calcium channel protein CCH1; translation: MSERGSPSKSNNPRDGRAIQGKYGSHLRLPESTASFETNGSESKANDSLLINDESSISVDLMPSEDLSQGLMAHGDDDNILTIENEDLQDFKNLQSNVKNILELDTSEWLRRPIADHCSERSPNHSPTRNSGYRSRSRSRSRSRNRSPRRSMASSSHGIVFGQNIFERNDDSNVLNDEYELQDVFIGDDGSPAKSQASYNIDNRSTGTSGDLDDAQYGFHGDEGEDRDDYSGDDSSDASEYSKPVEEHLQLYGKSLGIISPFNPWRLKCAKLLLHKWYRPISMAVLLFYTIFLGHGVFHGAYGSSDLLFQSKYRTGVYIASIIFNWLFTFETIAKIVAFGFWNDEQLMRATGRKYDSLWELTGILKFYRYLETTYSPEFIHKIMPIRALIEETPEQKKKAAMKSSVTVSDFRKVSDPVKLPRAYTRSSWGRLELLSTFSAWMALLLSINNYDDKHGARLFRPLMAFRILKLVDLDQGLVSILRTLKYGVSELLNVGFMLLYFWVIFGVLGIQTFKGSLKRQCVWSNPNDPSDTYQYDMQFCGGFWNTTNHKIENYIFADNTKGPMAKGFICPPNSKCISNANPYNGRISFDNIINSMELIFVVMSANTFSDLMYYTMDSDNMGASLFFIFSIFFLTVWMVNLLIAVLYSSFEVAHEKYTNNGSDVKENILVSYGRRCRAFIQAKANESPLPKWAERAFRIYKRVEWVFVLTVLINICAFATLKHNGSASRTKNIYTINRVTSVIMFVETVIRLIIFCKTPWKILSSPSYIYDSITSLIWLIMSISPIQEKLGKDFDWLTVLPISRFYRVVILFSVTRNLWKKVLKNALVIWNLSAFYFLFVFLASLIVLLYFDGTLNRDDMDDVPYGFYSLPNSFITLFKIGSTENWTDSLYAMQEHAPNLFAAFFGSTLIILWFILANLVVLNVFVAVIASSFDVEEEDKRPLQIRHYLKVVYPEKIRNFTNVPLLDRIRRKFSKRKVNNSEDFKQFLFRGTAILSIAQNYSNINTEGVMDNNESSELPNPELNYLKRVLWRIRAYRSIKSNPFFKEPKVVFVESKDSNKQNTLKIQEWEDEKLTYLREHPSFNNTYFLFPPNHGLRKFCQKLVSSSYGKRTNNKIFFDDTPNKVGNNEFFSHFGKDLVVVVTFISTVLMVYYSCYATPIYRKTHHDKWSWIMYFEPIFVSLFTIEFLVKTIADGFIYSPNAYLLNPWNRIDLLVLIALWIDFISWLTGDGTLTRIIKGVSALRALRFLTISSMARATFKQVMFDGITYIFGACAIAFSILFPYTVWGLVIFRGQLGVCNDGDLSYSQCYNEYSNTVFKWNILMPRSYGDPVLHLNSFSSAFRSMYEIVSLEGWTDLLENMMSTTGVGQPAKLFASPYNGFFLIMFNFLSMVFILNIFISFIIGNYSRLKGTAYLTVAEKSWLEVKRLLSQAKPEPMPNFFNMGRIRRICYLLVVEKKNFYFSAFMQIILYIHIFGLLLSRDQPHGHLSTNQNALFMLTSSTLLMQECMHIYGLGVRLYVRKKWNVFRALVLLFAYLTNIYQFVAKHFIPYASNGRDILQLAVLLLIIPQNDTLNELINTATASLPSILSSVYLWFILFLVYAIALNQVFGLTKLGPNTSRNINARTVTKALLLLFRCSFGEGWNYIMNDFTLEEPYCFYTEDGTYTDCGTKAFAYTIMMSWNILSMYILSNMFISMIVEKFSYVYHREQKKDSPANQEEIRKFKAAWKKYDPDGVGEFDIQYLPKFMHSFDGPLSFKIWEGRLTVKSLKENYMKVNPNDPYDVKIDFDGLNKELSSIDYEKVKARLLEYRRFIHEIKLESKNHDCVQFQHLIRTVPLYTAYDKTECLGIDDYVKAMYNINKIDRLIENENNYNALRMIATRWKFVVRRNKIVLPELKVPLSSYPYAFASVDDIDSTKSPIIKTQETNLLWSPMQQKKSWFGEKDSERLGKDNNDYPSSSAGPLMKDYPVVHFRGKPRSSSSSSVSSQASVVSD